A part of Primulina eburnea isolate SZY01 chromosome 10, ASM2296580v1, whole genome shotgun sequence genomic DNA contains:
- the LOC140803748 gene encoding WUSCHEL-related homeobox 11-like, with protein MYSQAQDTATSPSLGVEASADQRHEPVRSRWTPKPEQILILESIFNSGMVNPPKNDTVRIRKMLEKFGSVGDANVFYWFQNRRSRSRRRQRQIQESLATGEPPRAPQREIQYESRGVAAGGFAPNSFFMNTSSRNLVGSGSSSISRGISESDHAVSYNFHDFFSYSPGLQELDQNSIFGHSDASNLQYQTPGVITVFINGVATDVSRGPFDIKAMFGGEFVLFHSSGMPLQVNEYGFLVHSLQHGESYFLVPRNS; from the exons ATGTATAGTCAAGCCCAAGACACCGCCACAAGTCCGAGTCTGGGCGTGGAAGCTTCCGCCGATCAGAGACACGAGCCGGTTCGGTCGCGGTGGACACCGAAGCCGGAACAGATCCTGATTCTTGAATCAATCTTCAACAGCGGGATGGTGAATCCACCCAAGAACGACACCGTGAGGATACGAAAGATGCTCGAGAAGTTCGGCTCCGTAGGCGATGCCAATGTCTTCTACTGGTTCCAGAACCGCCGCTCCCGGTCGCGCCGTAGGCAGCGGCAAATCCAGGAATCCCTCGCCACAGGAGAGCCTCCGCGAGCTCCACAGCGGGAGATTCAGTATGAAAGCAGAGGCGTGGCTGCAGGTGGATTTGCACCAAATTCTTTTTTTATGAACACAAGCTCCCGTAATTTGGTGGGATCGGGCTCTTCTTCAATATCTCGTGGGATCAGTGAAAGTGATCACGCTGTTTCTTataattttcatgattttttcTCGTATTCGCCGGGCCTCCAAGAACTGGACCAAAACTCGATCTTTGGACACTCCGATGCTTCAAATTTGCAATATCAAACTCCAG GAGTGATTACAGTGTTCATAAATGGAGTAGCAACAGATGTGAGTAGGGGGCCTTTTGACATTAAGGCGATGTTTGGGGGGGAATTTGTGTTATTTCATTCGTCGGGGATGCCATTGCAAGTCAATGAGTATGGATTTCTGGTGCACAGCTTGCAGCATGGTGAAAGCTATTTTCtg GTTCCAAGAAATTCTTGA